A single region of the Solanum stenotomum isolate F172 unplaced genomic scaffold, ASM1918654v1 scaffold33129, whole genome shotgun sequence genome encodes:
- the LOC125852239 gene encoding uncharacterized protein LOC125852239 — protein MAHYKVLYGYEPPQLFFESIAQSSVDVVDQYYRERQIMAKALKENLAKAQNRMKMYAHKKRSEKEFEVGDWVFLKLQPYRQTSIDMRRSLELASKFYSPYQVIQKIRTVAYKLVLPSTAKIHPVFHISQLKRKVGKHVVPAIDPLPPSICSSKVQLLVEPVAILDRRIVKKGNIVSTQILVQ, from the coding sequence ATGGCTCATTATAAAGTGTTATATGGTTATGAACCACCACAGTTGTTTTTCGAGTCAATTgcacaatcaagtgttgatgtCGTTGACCAGTATTACAGAGAAAGGCAGATTATGGCTAAGgcattaaaagaaaatcttgCAAAGGCTCAAAACAGAATGAAGATGTATGCTCACAAAAAGAGGAGTGAAAAagagtttgaagtaggtgaCTGGGTATTCCTAAAGCTACAACCATATAGACAGACATCTATAGATATGAGGAGGAGTTTGGAACTAGCATCTAAATTTTATAGTCCTTATCAAGTGATCCAGAAGATTCGAACAGTAGCCTACAAGCTAGTTTTACCTTCCACGGCTAAAATACATCCAGTCTTCCATATTTCCCAACTCAAGAGAAAAGTGGGTAAACATGTAGTTCCGGCTATAGACCCCCTCCCCCCTTCCATTTGCTCTTCAAAAGTCCAGCTTTTAGTTGAGCCAGTTGCTATTCTAGACAGAAGAATAGTCAAGAAGGGAAACATAGTTTCTACTCAAATTTTAGTGCAATAG